DNA sequence from the Halobacterium sp. DL1 genome:
CCGCGTACTCGCCGGCCGCGGCGTCCGTGCTCACCGTCCGCGTCGTCTCCCCGGTGAACGTCCAGTCCCGGAGTTCGCGGCCCGCGGCGAGGCCCGCCTGCACGCGCTCGGCCACAGTCTCGGGGTCCGTCTCGCCGGCCGCCTCGTAGAACAGTCCCGGTCCGCCCTCGCTCTCGTCCCAGGCCAGTCCCGCGCTAACTTGCCCCGGGCCCGCGGCGTTGGCGTGCGCCTGGACGACGGTCAGGCGGTTCCCCGCGGAGCCGAGGTCGGGGGCCGTCCCCACCACCTCGACGTCCGCGTCGGCGGGGATCACCGAGGAGACGGAGACGAGGTTGTAGTTGTGGAGGTTCGCGTCCGCGAGCGCGGCGTCGTAGGCCGCCATCTCGGTCGGCCCCGCGCCCGTCCCCCAGGCGATTCGGATAGTCATACCCCGGGGTAGCGGGGCGGCGAGGTAATGGGCTTCGATTCCGCGCCCGGGGAA
Encoded proteins:
- a CDS encoding pyruvoyl-dependent arginine decarboxylase is translated as MTIRIAWGTGAGPTEMAAYDAALADANLHNYNLVSVSSVIPADADVEVVGTAPDLGSAGNRLTVVQAHANAAGPGQVSAGLAWDESEGGPGLFYEAAGETDPETVAERVQAGLAAGRELRDWTFTGETTRTVSTDAAAGEYAAAVVVATYGRSEPIH